The following are encoded in a window of Geobacter metallireducens GS-15 genomic DNA:
- a CDS encoding secretin and TonB N-terminal domain-containing protein: MRIIFKIIAFLSFFAFLSGCGAGLTAFSKGERLEREGKLDEAVIKYSEAVASNPEMNEYRMRLLKTSEEAALRHLSKGDEFIALKNYDAALVEYQAAVALDPSLQRAKQESDKLVRQKNSRTYFKEGQDFERGNKPREALQAYRKALDLDGQNKEAKEALERLLSTKKTRLEGYELNLKSTKPITLKFKDANLKDVFYIVTQLSGINFIFDDTIKDQKVTIYLENANFQQALDLLTNMNKLGKKVLNESTILIFPKTPEKSKQYEDLVVKTFFLNTLDAKKAVNLLRTMLQVRKVYVNEELNAIVVRDTSELVDVAGKILEANDVPDAEVLLDVEVIEVSKRNIENFGLALSKYAVSLNTQTPGGGFLNDTFSRASVSSSTGTTIQGTAGSELLQTFSWNGYSGFMTVPSASYSFGKSITNAEVLANPKIRVKNREKSKFTVGTRVPITTTSTTGTTGGFSVNVQYVDVGVKLNAEPTIMLNNEVSIKLGLEVSSIIDKQTVGGTDSATTVVTIGTRNLDTVLNLKDGETSVIGGLIEDNKQKGKQKIFLLGDIPIIGPLLSNNSNDNQKRELILAITPRLVRSVTVPEPDLVSFWSGKEDDPSVVKPFASFELEPEFAIGQPKTVKQPAASPAPVPASVSAPAQRVAPLQPVPGSPAPTAAPQTTTSPEVKQSAAPAPGQQPAPPSTAQSQAVAPLPVPASPAAPAATVAAASAVPVAAAPAPAVRGSLNISAPAAVNLGSQFKVEIRVSDVKGLLKAPFVLIYDPIFIDYVGAVEGTFLNRDGKPTSFNAQVDKAKGRVTITLARTGAEGIDGAGSLLTATFTAKNKGPASLGLQSVNFTDQANKPIDVVPYNTVVEVK, encoded by the coding sequence ATGAGGATCATCTTCAAGATAATAGCTTTCTTGTCCTTTTTTGCTTTCCTGTCAGGGTGTGGGGCCGGACTAACTGCATTCAGCAAGGGAGAGCGGCTTGAGCGGGAAGGAAAGCTCGACGAGGCTGTCATCAAGTATTCCGAGGCGGTCGCATCCAATCCGGAGATGAACGAATACCGCATGAGGCTCCTCAAGACGAGCGAGGAAGCGGCGCTTCGGCATCTGAGCAAGGGAGATGAGTTCATTGCCCTCAAGAATTACGATGCAGCGCTTGTCGAGTACCAGGCAGCAGTTGCCCTCGATCCGTCGCTTCAACGGGCGAAACAGGAGAGCGACAAGCTCGTTCGCCAAAAGAATTCGAGAACCTATTTCAAAGAAGGACAGGATTTTGAACGGGGTAACAAACCAAGAGAAGCACTCCAGGCCTATCGCAAGGCACTTGACCTCGACGGGCAAAACAAAGAGGCAAAGGAAGCCCTTGAGCGTCTGTTGAGCACAAAAAAAACCCGACTGGAAGGGTATGAGCTGAATCTGAAGTCCACAAAGCCAATTACCCTGAAATTCAAAGACGCAAACCTGAAAGACGTCTTCTACATAGTTACCCAACTTTCCGGAATCAACTTTATCTTTGATGACACAATCAAGGACCAAAAAGTAACGATTTATCTGGAAAATGCAAATTTCCAGCAGGCCCTCGACCTGTTGACCAACATGAACAAGCTCGGTAAGAAAGTGCTGAACGAGAGCACCATACTCATCTTTCCTAAAACACCCGAGAAATCAAAGCAGTATGAAGATCTGGTCGTCAAGACGTTTTTCCTGAACACCCTCGATGCCAAGAAGGCGGTGAACCTTCTCCGGACGATGCTTCAGGTTCGCAAGGTTTACGTTAACGAAGAGTTGAATGCTATTGTTGTGCGTGATACGTCTGAACTGGTCGATGTGGCGGGCAAGATTCTCGAAGCCAATGATGTTCCCGATGCCGAGGTGCTGCTGGACGTTGAGGTCATCGAGGTGTCGAAACGGAACATAGAGAACTTTGGCCTCGCCCTGAGCAAATATGCCGTGTCCCTGAATACCCAGACACCGGGCGGGGGGTTCCTGAATGATACATTTTCAAGGGCATCGGTGAGTTCAAGCACAGGAACTACTATACAGGGAACAGCTGGGAGTGAGTTGTTGCAGACGTTCTCATGGAACGGTTACAGCGGATTTATGACGGTCCCCAGTGCCTCGTACAGTTTTGGCAAGAGCATTACCAACGCGGAGGTGCTTGCCAATCCGAAAATCAGGGTCAAGAATCGGGAAAAATCCAAGTTCACCGTTGGTACCCGCGTGCCGATTACAACCACGTCAACAACCGGCACAACCGGCGGCTTCAGTGTGAACGTCCAGTACGTGGATGTCGGCGTCAAATTGAACGCTGAACCGACCATCATGCTCAATAACGAGGTCTCTATCAAGCTGGGACTTGAGGTCAGTTCGATTATCGATAAGCAGACAGTGGGCGGAACGGACTCTGCGACAACGGTCGTAACCATCGGAACCCGTAACCTCGATACGGTCTTGAACCTCAAGGATGGAGAAACAAGTGTCATTGGTGGATTGATTGAAGACAACAAGCAGAAGGGAAAGCAGAAAATCTTTTTGCTGGGTGACATCCCCATCATTGGCCCGCTTCTATCCAACAACTCCAACGATAACCAGAAGCGTGAACTGATTCTCGCCATTACTCCGCGTCTGGTCCGTTCCGTCACCGTTCCCGAGCCTGATCTTGTTTCCTTCTGGTCGGGCAAGGAGGACGATCCCTCGGTTGTCAAACCATTCGCTTCATTTGAGCTTGAGCCGGAGTTTGCCATCGGCCAACCCAAAACCGTCAAGCAGCCGGCAGCATCGCCTGCACCGGTTCCTGCTTCTGTCTCTGCACCTGCCCAGAGAGTTGCGCCTCTACAACCCGTTCCCGGTAGTCCGGCACCCACGGCAGCCCCGCAGACAACGACTTCCCCGGAAGTCAAACAATCGGCGGCGCCGGCTCCAGGTCAGCAGCCTGCCCCGCCGTCCACAGCGCAATCCCAGGCGGTTGCGCCCCTTCCCGTACCGGCTTCTCCTGCGGCTCCTGCCGCGACGGTGGCAGCAGCGTCTGCCGTCCCTGTTGCTGCAGCACCTGCGCCAGCCGTGCGCGGAAGCCTTAATATATCTGCACCGGCAGCTGTGAATCTCGGCTCCCAGTTCAAGGTCGAGATCAGGGTCTCCGACGTCAAGGGCCTCCTTAAGGCGCCCTTTGTCCTTATCTACGATCCGATTTTCATAGATTATGTGGGGGCAGTCGAAGGGACGTTCCTGAATCGGGATGGCAAGCCGACCAGCTTCAACGCCCAGGTAGATAAGGCGAAGGGAAGGGTGACCATTACATTGGCGCGAACCGGTGCCGAAGGCATCGACGGTGCCGGTTCGCTCCTCACCGCGACCTTCACTGCCAAGAACAAGGGGCCGGCCAGCCTCGGCCTCCAGAGCGTGAACTTCACTGACCAGGCAAATAAGCCGATTGATGTCGTACCCTACAATACGGTTGTCGAAGTTAAGTGA
- a CDS encoding PilN domain-containing protein: MDLKINLSTRYFIDTRKLNAALAAAVALLVLVLFFVVKGVATNAGQAKQLEGELAKLQERFATSAKGVTEQEYQGIIKKISVANGILKKRGLNWLLLLDQLESVVPDGVTLSSIEPKLKEGTLTLAGTAKEFRNLRTFVENLEGAPRFSDVFLQSQTEVKEGTDQRGVGFTVTCKVDFL, translated from the coding sequence ATGGATCTGAAGATCAATCTTTCGACTCGCTATTTTATTGATACGCGGAAATTGAATGCTGCATTGGCCGCTGCTGTCGCCCTGCTGGTGCTGGTCCTGTTCTTCGTTGTCAAAGGGGTCGCCACGAACGCCGGTCAGGCAAAGCAACTTGAAGGTGAACTGGCGAAACTTCAGGAACGATTTGCGACATCGGCCAAGGGAGTGACAGAGCAGGAGTATCAGGGAATCATAAAGAAAATTTCAGTCGCCAATGGAATCCTCAAGAAAAGAGGGCTTAATTGGCTCCTTCTGCTCGATCAGTTGGAGTCTGTAGTGCCCGATGGCGTTACTCTTTCATCCATAGAGCCGAAACTCAAAGAGGGGACCCTGACGCTCGCTGGAACTGCGAAGGAATTTCGCAATTTGAGGACCTTTGTGGAAAATCTCGAAGGAGCCCCCCGGTTTTCCGACGTGTTTCTCCAGAGCCAGACAGAAGTCAAAGAGGGAACTGATCAGAGGGGCGTGGGATTCACCGTTACGTGCAAGGTGGATTTCCTATGA
- the pilO gene encoding type 4a pilus biogenesis protein PilO, with product MTRNQFLEVLKAKRMSIAVILVLILVNMGIVMYSQLVQEPKLVKLQNEWTEKRRLVTGGGDLGTIYRQGTADLAAFQERIPLKRDFTRQMMEVFEIAANNGLKVKGITYKPEAQKEANLVVYGVTMSLDGQYAGIKSFISDLQCHGGLLTIDSISLSNTSMIEEAVSLKMQLSAYLRPEGK from the coding sequence ATGACCAGAAATCAGTTTCTGGAGGTCCTTAAGGCCAAGCGGATGTCAATTGCCGTGATCCTCGTTCTCATTCTGGTGAATATGGGGATCGTGATGTACTCCCAGCTGGTTCAGGAGCCGAAACTCGTCAAGCTCCAGAATGAATGGACTGAGAAGCGTCGTCTCGTGACGGGTGGTGGGGACCTAGGGACGATTTATCGTCAGGGGACAGCCGACCTTGCAGCGTTTCAGGAGCGTATACCTCTGAAGCGGGATTTTACCCGGCAGATGATGGAAGTTTTTGAAATAGCTGCCAACAATGGGTTGAAGGTCAAGGGAATCACCTATAAACCCGAGGCCCAGAAGGAGGCAAATCTGGTCGTCTATGGTGTGACAATGAGTCTCGATGGCCAATACGCCGGCATAAAGAGTTTCATTTCCGATCTTCAGTGTCACGGAGGTCTTTTGACGATAGACTCGATTTCCCTCTCAAACACCAGCATGATCGAGGAGGCGGTTTCTCTCAAGATGCAACTTTCCGCCTATCTGCGTCCGGAGGGGAAATGA
- the pilM gene encoding type IV pilus biogenesis protein PilM, translated as MEITQHGVRMAAVGGSKNRPKLLACETAQFPAGTVRLVHREPNVVEPALFVKEVKEAYLKLLHRTGLVSVSLPDACGRVVILDLETRFKNRDEGYDIIRWKLKKSLPFDVNEMHLDYQLLREKENGEISVLVAIIARQVVSQYEELLAEAGIQPAHIDFTSFNLYRLFSPRIAMSESSLFVACHDNVLSILIFHQDVLEFYRAKELPGSDLDMNRVFMETNNSLLFYRDKNPGREFREAFCLAPAGDGELFRTVITEACGLEPFMLLPDTFVGNPASSVGGGGVPLASLAAALGAATRNL; from the coding sequence ATGGAGATAACCCAGCATGGGGTCAGGATGGCAGCGGTTGGCGGAAGCAAGAACCGTCCGAAGCTGCTCGCCTGTGAAACCGCCCAGTTCCCGGCCGGAACCGTTAGACTCGTTCATCGGGAGCCGAACGTTGTGGAGCCGGCTCTTTTCGTGAAGGAGGTGAAAGAGGCGTACCTGAAGCTTCTTCACCGTACCGGCCTTGTCTCGGTGTCACTGCCCGACGCCTGCGGGCGGGTGGTCATCCTTGACCTGGAGACTCGCTTTAAGAATCGTGACGAGGGATATGACATTATCCGGTGGAAGCTCAAAAAGAGTCTTCCTTTCGACGTAAACGAAATGCATCTTGATTATCAGCTGCTGCGAGAGAAAGAGAACGGCGAGATATCGGTTCTTGTGGCAATCATTGCACGGCAAGTGGTCAGCCAGTACGAAGAACTGCTGGCCGAAGCGGGAATTCAGCCGGCTCACATCGATTTCACCTCATTTAACCTCTATCGGCTTTTCTCTCCGCGGATAGCCATGAGCGAAAGTTCCCTGTTTGTTGCATGTCATGATAATGTGTTGAGCATACTTATATTTCATCAAGATGTACTTGAGTTCTACCGGGCAAAGGAACTGCCGGGCTCTGATCTTGATATGAACCGTGTTTTCATGGAAACCAATAATTCGCTCCTTTTTTATCGTGACAAGAATCCTGGGCGGGAGTTTCGCGAAGCCTTCTGTCTGGCGCCCGCCGGGGATGGTGAGTTGTTCAGGACAGTCATTACCGAAGCGTGTGGTCTGGAGCCCTTCATGCTTTTGCCGGATACGTTCGTTGGCAATCCGGCCTCTTCCGTGGGGGGTGGTGGGGTGCCATTGGCTTCCTTGGCAGCTGCCCTTGGTGCTGCAACGAGGAATCTCTGA
- a CDS encoding type II secretion system protein → MRYIRNRKGLSFIELIMTVTILGILATVIVPFTQMTVKRNKELELRRSLREIRTAIDEYKKAYDDAHKGKQILNETGYPETLEVLVTGTDFGGEAKSTKKKFLRRIPVDPFNRPASGEKPEWGLRSYKDEPDSTTWDNSDVYDVYSLSEGTAIDGTKYKDW, encoded by the coding sequence GTGAGGTATATACGAAACCGTAAGGGATTGAGCTTTATTGAGCTCATAATGACTGTAACCATTCTCGGTATACTGGCGACAGTGATAGTTCCCTTTACCCAGATGACCGTCAAGCGGAACAAGGAGCTTGAGCTGCGCAGATCCCTCAGGGAGATCCGCACTGCCATAGACGAGTACAAAAAAGCCTATGACGACGCCCACAAGGGGAAACAGATCCTGAACGAGACAGGATATCCCGAAACCCTGGAGGTTCTGGTTACGGGTACCGATTTCGGCGGCGAAGCGAAGTCGACCAAGAAAAAGTTCCTCCGGAGGATTCCCGTAGATCCCTTCAACCGTCCCGCGTCAGGGGAAAAGCCCGAATGGGGTCTGCGTTCCTACAAGGACGAGCCCGATAGCACGACGTGGGACAATTCGGACGTGTATGACGTCTATTCCCTGAGCGAGGGTACGGCCATCGACGGGACAAAATACAAGGACTGGTAA